The Bombus pyrosoma isolate SC7728 linkage group LG3, ASM1482585v1, whole genome shotgun sequence genome has a segment encoding these proteins:
- the LOC122565685 gene encoding GTPase Era, mitochondrial gives MISFKIKQCMLQSNISSFKRSFFCSAIWNVSNEAQLISNDQTALNNGSDLYQGIKKLVKVAILGLPNTGKSTLVNKLTNRSICPTSSKVHTTMHKAEAIYTEGDTQIVFMDTPGLVVSKEIKTYKLSESFKDDPKTALIEADIIGIVQDVTNVYSRYKIDDIVLNYIKEKREDTQLLMILNKIDGLKKKLTLLEITRVLLNKENYPKFDDIFMISALNGDGVDDLRNYLLDSARVSNWKYDEKHYSNQPTKVIIEQTVRAKLMDILSHEMPYKIKIITEHFDLSDDGSINTVITLNCPKKRYVKTLLRSKAQKVKCLSFYIEKELRHAFKTNVIVRINVTCAECETPQLNQ, from the exons atgatttcatttaaaatcaaACAATGTATGCTTCAATCTAACATATCTTCCTTTAAACGATCCTTTTTTTGCTCTGCTATTTGGAATGTTAGCAATGAAGCACAGTTAATATCAAATGATCAAACTGCATTAAATAATGGATCAGACTTATATCAGGGAATCAAAAAATTAGTCAAAGTTGCAATCTTAGGTTTACCAAATACTGGAAAAAGTACATTGGTAAATAAACTCACAAACAGATCT aTATGTCCAACGTCTTCAAAAGTTCATACTACAATGCACAAAGCAGAAGCAATATATACAGAAGGAGATACTCAAATTGTATTTATGGATACTCCTGGGTTAGTAGtatctaaagaaataaagactTATAAATTATCAGAATCATTCAAAGATGATCCTAAAACTGCACTCATTGAAGCAGATATCATTGGAATAGTACAAGATGTAACTAATGTATATAGTAGATATAAGATTGATGATATTgttcttaattatataaaggaaaaaagagaagacaCACAACTATTGAtgattcttaataaaatagatggattaaaaaaaaagttgacattgttagaaattacaagagtATTACTAAACAAAGAGAATTATCCAAAATttgatgatatttttatgatatctGCACTTAATGGAGATGGTGTGGATGATTTAAgg AATTATTTGCTCGACTCAGCTAGAGTAAGTAATTGGAAATATGATGAGAAACATTATAGCAATCAACCAACTAAAGTTATAATAGAACAGACAGTTAGAGCTAAATTAATGGATATACTTTCACATGAAATGccatacaaaataaaaataataacagaaCATTTTGATTTGAGTGATGATGGTAGTATTAATACTgttataacattaaattgtCCTAAAAAAAGATATGTGAAGACATTATTAAGATCAAAAGCCCAAAAGGTTAAATGCTTATCATTTTACATAGAGAAAGAATTACGTCATGCATTTAAAACTAATGTAATTGTTCGTATAAATGTAACATGTGCAGAATGTGAAACTCCTCAACTGAATCAATAA
- the LOC122565686 gene encoding sulfotransferase 4A1-like, translated as MALESPKYEYLNEKDTKEMLELFKGERTGFVLVGPKKWFFPYKYTTEGKGFYNFKARPDDTWVLSYPRSGTTWTQELIWLLSNDLDFNRARTEFLTERFPFFEFSMFNHSEVTRELIKMNEGDKNKVEFCKKIAEPGYEVLAKLPSKRFIKSHFPFSLLPNILDSGCKIVYVARNPKDVAVSWYYLNIGIKTQGYIGDFPTFWNYFQNNLTYWGPYWEHLKEAWANRNHPNVLFMFYEDMQHDFSKAIKKVAKFLGKTYTEEQLKEVADYLNVKNFRNNQMVNLSELNECGIITKGIFVRKGKSGGWQDIFTEELNAKADKWIEENLRGTDLIFPYFNNISNN; from the exons atgGCCCTTGAATCACCGAAATATGAATACTTGAACGAAAAAGATACGAAGGAAATGTTGGAATTATTTAAAGGTGAAAGAACAGGTTTTGTTTTAGTAGGTCCAAAAAAATGGTTCTTTCCCTATAAATATACGACAGAAGGTAaaggattttataattttaaggCAAGGCCTGACGACACGTGGGTTTTATCCTATCCAAGATCAG GAACGACGTGGACTCAAGAATTAATCTGGTTATTGTCAAATGACTTAGATTTTAATAGAGCAAGGACGGAATTCTTGACAGAACGATTTCCATTTTTTGA aTTTAGTATGTTTAATCATTCAGAGGTAACTAGagaattgataaaaatgaatgagGGAGATAAAAACAAagtagaattttgtaaaaaaattgctGAGCCAGGGTATGAAGTCTTAGCAAAATTGCCTTCAAAGAGATTCATAAAAtcacattttccattttctttgttaCCAAATATTTTGGACAGTGGTTGTAAG ATAGTGTATGTTGCAAGAAATCCAAAGGATGTTGCTGTTTCttggtattatttaaatataggtATTAAAACTCAAGGATACATAGGTGATTTTCCAACATTTTGGAATTACTTTCAAAATAATCTTA cATATTGGGGTCCATATTGGGAACATTTAAAGGAAGCATGGGCAAATAGAAATCATCCAaacgttttatttatgttttatgaaGATATGCAACAT gatttttcaaaagcaattaaaaaagttgctaaatttcttggaaaaacTTATACTGAAGAACAATTAAAAGAAGTAGcagattatttaaatgtaaaaaattttcgaaataatcaAATGGTGAATTTATCAGAATTAAACGAATGTGGTATTATAACAAAAGGAATATTTGTCAGAAAAGGCAAAAGTGGTGGTTGGCAGGATATTTTCACTGAGGAACTTAATGCTAAAGCTGATAAAtggatagaagaaaatttgagaGGAACTGATCTCATTTTCccgtattttaataacattagtAATAACTAG